The following proteins come from a genomic window of Carassius auratus strain Wakin chromosome 18, ASM336829v1, whole genome shotgun sequence:
- the LOC113118503 gene encoding uncharacterized protein LOC113118503 has protein sequence MNPELNGMFCRLCRQHKPVPKIGRANRAFVEVGAVIYRKDYLERHITMEHHQDSIRCQASLASGISVINSFEPTIVLEHEAVIGGFKCLYWLVKNELAHHTNYPKLLSLGELLGCDYFRKLKIDRRNNYRSHHIIDDMLEVLAEVIEEPILTKIKPSQGISLEVDETTDVSVGRQLDLHVRSIDKEGLVFNHFLDLVHIADGKADTIVATVKNIILKKGLPTEKLYGLGTDGGCQ, from the exons ATGAATCCGGAGTTGAATG gaatGTTTTGTCGACTATGCAGACAACACAAGCCTGTACCTAAGATAGGCCGCGCAAATAGGGCTTTTGTTGAGGTTGGAGCCGTTATATACAGAAAAGACTACTTGGAACGCCACATCACTATGGAGCACCACCAGGACAGTATCAGATGCCAGGCATCTCTTGCCTCTG GCATCTCAGTCATAAACTCGTTTGAGCCCACTATTGTTTTGGAGCATGAGGCAGTCATTGGTGGGTTCAAGTGCCTTTACTGGCTCGTAAAAAATGAACTAGCCCACCACACAAATTATCCAAAACTTTTGAGCCTTGGTGAGCTTCTAGGGTGCGACTACTTCAGGAAATTAAAG ATTGACAGGAGGAATAACTATAGATCTCATCATATTATTGACGACATGCTTGAGGTCTTAGCAGAGGTCATAGAGGAGCCAATTCTTACTAAAATTAAACCATCACAGGGAATTAGCCTGGAAGTTGATGAGACTACAGATGTGTCAGTCGGCAGGCAACTTGACTTGCATGTCCG ATCCATAGATAAAGAGGGACTAGTGTTTAATCACTTCCTGGATTTGGTCCATATTGCTGATGGCAAAGCAGACACTATTGTCGCAACTGTCAAGAATATTATCTTGAAGAAAGGCCTCCCAACCGAAAAACTGTATGGACTCGGGACTGACGGGGGTTGTCAGTGA